In Arthrobacter citreus, a single genomic region encodes these proteins:
- a CDS encoding YqzM family protein — translation MNTFEKNVQSKRNDSTDSGVGFAVSFGFFAILFIIATIVEYVAR, via the coding sequence GTGAATACATTTGAAAAAAACGTTCAAAGTAAGCGTAATGATTCTACAGATTCAGGCGTTGGCTTTGCTGTTTCATTTGGTTTCTTCGCTATTCTCTTTATCATTGCAACAATTGTGGAGTATGTTGCACGATAA
- a CDS encoding GTP pyrophosphokinase family protein translates to MKELSLGEWTNTLLIYKFALDEINTKIKILNEEFTLTHNHNPIEHVKSRLKKPESIMEKLERKGLELTNDNLEKYINDIAGVRISCSFISDIYMIYELLKQQDDIYIIEVKDYIKKPKSNGYKSFHMIIEIPIFLASETKRVKVEIQIRTVAMDFWASLEHKIFYKYNKKVPKEIIDSLNEASATVNSLDFKMERIRDQVEQLN, encoded by the coding sequence TTGAAAGAACTAAGCTTAGGTGAATGGACTAACACACTTTTAATATATAAATTTGCGTTAGATGAAATCAATACTAAAATTAAAATATTAAATGAAGAATTTACTTTAACTCATAATCATAATCCAATTGAACACGTAAAGTCTCGATTAAAAAAACCTGAAAGTATAATGGAAAAGCTTGAGCGTAAGGGATTAGAATTAACAAACGATAATCTAGAAAAATATATTAATGATATAGCTGGGGTTCGTATTAGCTGTTCATTTATTAGTGATATTTATATGATCTATGAACTTTTAAAACAGCAAGATGACATTTATATAATAGAAGTAAAAGATTATATTAAAAAGCCTAAATCAAATGGATATAAAAGTTTTCATATGATTATTGAAATCCCAATTTTCCTTGCATCTGAAACAAAAAGGGTAAAAGTAGAGATTCAAATTAGAACTGTTGCGATGGACTTTTGGGCAAGCCTTGAACATAAGATTTTTTATAAATACAATAAAAAGGTTCCAAAAGAAATAATAGATAGTTTGAATGAAGCTTCTGCAACCGTAAATTCATTAGACTTTAAAATGGAGCGGATTAGGGATCAAGTTGAGCAATTGAATTGA
- the yhbY gene encoding ribosome assembly RNA-binding protein YhbY — translation MLTGKQKRFLRSKAHHLNPIFQVGKGGVNENMVKQISEALEVRELLKVSILQNCDEDRYEIADQLVEGTDAELVQVIGHTVVLYKESEENKTIVLP, via the coding sequence ATGTTAACAGGTAAACAAAAAAGATTTTTACGCTCAAAAGCTCATCACTTAAACCCTATTTTTCAAGTAGGTAAAGGTGGAGTAAATGAAAATATGGTTAAGCAAATTTCAGAAGCACTTGAAGTAAGAGAACTTTTAAAAGTAAGTATACTTCAAAACTGCGATGAGGACCGTTATGAAATAGCAGATCAACTAGTTGAAGGTACAGACGCTGAACTAGTACAAGTAATTGGACATACAGTCGTTTTATATAAAGAGTCAGAAGAAAATAAAACAATCGTATTACCTTAA
- the aroE gene encoding shikimate dehydrogenase — MKDQYYVIGQPIGHSMSPTMHNEWFLSNHISGHYSAKEVGITELKSVMTEFRSTVKGFNVTAPLKVEVMQYLDEIDPLAKAIGAVNTVINKDGKLFGKNTDGIGYIRGLSYVLEKPIEEETILIIGAGGAARAILYSLLHLGVKHITVTNRTVEKAKELLDGKLMNEVNIISIQEAEEQLGRFSLIIQTTSVGMKPNENSTPLALTNLSPNAIVSDLIYSPFKTVFLKEAEDRNVAIQNGLPMFIYQGALAFQEWTGIFPNTIDAYSLLERKLGGTKC, encoded by the coding sequence ATGAAAGACCAATACTATGTAATCGGTCAGCCGATTGGTCATTCAATGTCACCAACTATGCATAATGAATGGTTTCTCTCTAATCATATTTCAGGTCACTATTCTGCAAAAGAAGTTGGGATAACAGAATTAAAATCAGTTATGACAGAGTTTCGTTCAACTGTTAAAGGATTTAATGTAACAGCACCACTTAAAGTAGAAGTAATGCAGTATTTAGATGAAATTGATCCATTAGCAAAAGCAATTGGAGCTGTTAATACGGTTATCAATAAAGATGGAAAATTATTTGGTAAAAATACTGATGGTATTGGATATATTAGAGGTCTATCTTATGTTTTGGAAAAACCGATTGAAGAAGAAACTATTTTAATTATTGGTGCAGGCGGTGCTGCTAGAGCAATTCTTTATAGCCTACTACACTTAGGAGTTAAGCATATTACCGTTACAAATCGAACGGTGGAAAAAGCAAAAGAGCTCTTAGATGGTAAGTTGATGAATGAGGTTAATATTATTTCAATTCAAGAGGCTGAAGAACAACTTGGAAGATTTTCGCTGATTATTCAAACGACTTCGGTTGGAATGAAGCCAAACGAAAATAGCACTCCTTTAGCACTAACTAATTTATCACCAAATGCAATTGTATCGGATCTAATTTATAGCCCGTTTAAAACAGTATTTTTAAAAGAAGCTGAAGACAGAAATGTAGCTATACAAAACGGATTACCGATGTTTATTTATCAAGGAGCATTAGCATTTCAAGAGTGGACAGGAATTTTTCCTAATACTATTGATGCTTATTCATTATTAGAAAGAAAACTTGGAGGAACAAAATGTTAA
- a CDS encoding methyltransferase domain-containing protein: MTYNRFAYLYDQLMNDVPYERWVEFLKNVFQKYDVNQPEILDIGCGTGTLPILLSKLNYSVSGVDLSEEMLSVAMAKAEQEKVNIPFFQQNMVELEGFNELDCVTIFCDSLNYLETEDQVKQTFRNVHESLKENGLFLFDVHSPYKIEEIFAEETFFIDDAELSLVWSCTQGVQPLSVEHDLVFFMKDEHRDLYERFEEYHNQRTYPINTYKTWLNENGFEIKEIIADFDESVEEMSERIFFIAMKK; encoded by the coding sequence ATGACATACAATCGCTTCGCGTACTTGTATGATCAATTAATGAATGACGTCCCTTATGAAAGATGGGTCGAATTCTTAAAAAATGTGTTTCAAAAGTATGATGTAAATCAACCTGAAATTTTAGATATCGGATGTGGTACAGGAACTTTACCGATTCTTTTATCAAAATTGAACTATTCAGTTAGTGGGGTCGATTTATCTGAGGAAATGTTAAGTGTTGCGATGGCAAAAGCCGAACAGGAAAAAGTGAATATACCTTTTTTTCAACAAAATATGGTTGAACTAGAAGGATTTAATGAATTAGATTGTGTAACGATTTTCTGTGATTCACTTAATTATTTAGAAACGGAAGATCAAGTAAAACAAACATTTCGTAATGTACATGAAAGTTTAAAAGAAAATGGTTTGTTTTTATTTGATGTACATTCGCCTTATAAAATTGAAGAAATATTTGCTGAAGAGACATTTTTTATTGATGATGCAGAGTTAAGCTTAGTTTGGTCTTGTACACAAGGCGTGCAACCTTTAAGTGTTGAACATGATTTAGTTTTTTTTATGAAAGATGAACATCGTGATCTATATGAACGTTTTGAGGAATATCACAATCAACGAACATATCCAATCAATACGTATAAAACATGGTTGAATGAAAATGGATTTGAAATAAAAGAAATCATTGCTGATTTTGATGAGTCGGTAGAAGAAATGTCTGAGCGAATCTTTTTTATAGCAATGAAAAAATAA
- the yqeH gene encoding ribosome biogenesis GTPase YqeH: MSHTEIRCIGCGVEIQSEDKEKLGYAPPSSLEKDEIICQRCFRLKNYNEIQDVELTDSDFIRILNGIGSKDCLVIKVVDVFDFSGSWLNGINRFVGNNKILLVGNKADLIPKSVKKNKLTQWMSGTAKRWGLRPVGIHLVSAVKGTGIDELAESIEKYREGKDVYVVGCTNVGKSTFINTMIKRYSEESSNIITTSHFPGTTLDLIQIPLDEHSDLIDTPGIINHHQMAHFVDKKGLKIITPKKEIKPMVYQLNEGQTLFFGGLARFDYLEGGRRSFTCHFSNELSIHRTKQENADELYERQAGELLVPPYGEQINELPKLVRHEFMIKDAKTDIVYSGLGWITVNDPGAKIVAYVPKGVAVTLRNSII; this comes from the coding sequence GTGAGTCATACAGAAATAAGATGTATTGGTTGTGGGGTTGAAATTCAATCTGAGGATAAAGAAAAGCTTGGATATGCACCTCCATCTTCATTAGAAAAAGATGAAATTATTTGTCAACGTTGTTTCCGTTTAAAAAACTATAATGAGATTCAGGATGTGGAGTTAACTGATTCTGACTTCATTCGTATTTTAAATGGAATTGGTTCAAAGGACTGTCTAGTCATAAAAGTAGTTGATGTTTTTGATTTTTCTGGTAGTTGGTTAAATGGGATCAATCGATTTGTTGGAAACAATAAAATTTTATTAGTTGGAAATAAAGCAGATTTAATTCCGAAATCAGTTAAGAAAAATAAGCTTACTCAATGGATGAGTGGAACTGCAAAACGCTGGGGGCTAAGGCCAGTAGGTATTCATTTAGTTAGTGCAGTTAAAGGCACTGGTATTGATGAATTAGCAGAAAGTATTGAGAAGTATCGTGAAGGCAAGGATGTATATGTAGTAGGGTGTACAAATGTTGGAAAATCAACATTTATAAATACGATGATTAAACGTTATAGTGAAGAGAGCAGTAATATCATTACAACATCTCACTTTCCGGGTACAACACTTGACCTAATTCAAATACCACTTGATGAACATAGTGATTTAATCGATACTCCTGGAATCATTAATCATCATCAAATGGCTCATTTTGTTGATAAAAAAGGTTTGAAAATCATTACACCGAAAAAAGAAATTAAGCCGATGGTTTATCAATTAAATGAAGGTCAAACATTATTCTTTGGTGGCTTAGCTCGCTTTGATTATTTAGAAGGTGGAAGACGTTCTTTTACTTGTCATTTCTCAAACGAATTATCAATTCATCGTACAAAACAAGAAAATGCCGATGAATTATACGAAAGACAAGCTGGTGAATTATTAGTTCCACCATATGGAGAACAAATTAATGAGTTACCTAAATTAGTAAGGCATGAATTTATGATAAAAGATGCTAAAACTGATATAGTTTATTCAGGGTTAGGATGGATTACAGTGAATGACCCAGGTGCTAAAATCGTTGCTTATGTACCAAAAGGTGTAGCTGTAACTCTTCGTAATTCTATTATATAA
- a CDS encoding phosphatidylserine decarboxylase, producing MKQSFYRLFIELTNNRFTSGLLRRFSTSRLSKLFIKPYIKAFNLNMDESKESSFSSLHALFTRELKQNARPIHAGESELACPVDGVLESCGKIEMDIKFVVKGKTYSIIDMLGSKEMADKYDEGYYMVLYLSPSHYHRMHSPIEGEVVSQFELGSKSYPVNKAGLTYGKDPLSKNYRIVSEVLCNDNNKHIAMIKVGAMFVNTIVVTKKEKQLKKGEEVGYFSFGSTVVLLFEANSFTPDEKLQSGQAIRVGQNLGKLV from the coding sequence ATGAAACAGAGTTTTTATCGTTTGTTTATTGAATTAACTAATAATCGTTTTACTTCAGGTCTTTTGCGTAGGTTTTCTACTTCTAGATTGAGTAAGCTATTTATTAAGCCGTATATTAAAGCGTTTAATTTAAATATGGATGAGAGTAAAGAATCTTCTTTTTCTTCATTACATGCATTGTTCACTAGGGAATTAAAGCAAAATGCTAGACCGATCCATGCTGGTGAAAGTGAATTAGCTTGTCCGGTAGATGGTGTGTTAGAGTCATGTGGGAAAATTGAAATGGATATTAAATTTGTCGTTAAAGGAAAAACATATAGCATTATTGATATGTTAGGTTCAAAGGAAATGGCAGATAAGTATGATGAGGGTTATTATATGGTGTTGTATTTAAGTCCTAGCCATTATCATCGTATGCATAGTCCAATTGAAGGCGAAGTTGTTTCTCAATTTGAATTAGGTTCAAAATCTTATCCTGTTAATAAAGCAGGTTTAACGTACGGTAAAGATCCACTTTCAAAAAATTATCGCATTGTTTCAGAAGTATTATGCAATGATAATAATAAACATATTGCGATGATTAAAGTTGGTGCTATGTTTGTTAATACAATCGTCGTAACTAAAAAAGAAAAACAATTAAAAAAAGGTGAAGAGGTAGGTTATTTTTCTTTTGGGTCTACGGTTGTGTTACTTTTTGAAGCAAATAGTTTTACACCGGATGAGAAACTACAGTCTGGACAAGCGATAAGAGTTGGTCAAAATCTTGGGAAATTAGTTTAA
- the holA gene encoding DNA polymerase III subunit delta, giving the protein MINDLHKKLKKDVSPMYLLVGTEDFLLQEAENLIVKAALQGEIDDFNYQTYDLKEAYLNEALEDAQTPSFFGGNKVIVIKSCVFLTAQKEKIVQDIEPLFNYIDNPSPFTTVVFIAPYEKLDERKKVTKAFKKQVELVECHPVEVNNLDGWIKEQFIGNVTITKEAIEKLKLLVGNNLSILKLECEKLQLFIGNEGEVTEDLVEMMVAKTIEQNVFSLIEKTAVRQTTDALKILHELLYIGEEPIKIVALLASQFRLLYGIKQLSSSGYSNNQIASSVGVSPGRVFYGQKQANNFQVSELKEAIRLIAEVDYKMKTGQGDKIMILEMLILQLNK; this is encoded by the coding sequence ATGATTAATGATTTACATAAAAAATTGAAAAAAGATGTGTCCCCAATGTATTTGTTGGTTGGTACTGAAGATTTTTTACTTCAAGAAGCAGAAAACTTAATCGTGAAAGCGGCTTTACAAGGTGAGATTGATGACTTTAACTATCAAACATATGATTTAAAAGAGGCTTATTTAAATGAGGCTCTAGAGGACGCTCAAACACCGTCATTTTTTGGTGGGAATAAAGTCATTGTTATAAAATCATGTGTTTTTTTAACAGCTCAAAAAGAAAAAATTGTACAAGATATCGAGCCGTTATTTAATTATATTGATAATCCATCTCCCTTTACAACTGTTGTTTTTATTGCTCCTTATGAAAAGTTGGACGAGCGAAAAAAGGTCACAAAAGCATTTAAAAAACAAGTTGAGTTAGTTGAATGCCACCCGGTTGAAGTAAACAATTTAGATGGTTGGATTAAAGAACAATTCATTGGAAATGTAACAATTACTAAAGAGGCTATTGAAAAATTAAAGCTACTAGTTGGAAATAATTTATCAATTTTAAAACTTGAATGTGAGAAGCTTCAATTATTTATAGGAAACGAAGGCGAAGTTACCGAAGACCTTGTAGAAATGATGGTTGCAAAAACGATTGAGCAAAATGTTTTTTCACTTATAGAAAAAACAGCAGTTAGACAGACGACTGATGCACTAAAAATCCTTCATGAATTATTGTATATAGGTGAAGAGCCAATAAAAATTGTAGCATTATTAGCTAGTCAATTTAGATTGTTGTACGGAATAAAACAATTATCAAGTAGCGGATATTCTAATAATCAAATTGCTTCATCAGTTGGCGTATCACCTGGAAGAGTATTTTATGGACAAAAGCAAGCAAATAACTTTCAAGTTAGTGAGTTGAAAGAAGCAATTAGATTAATTGCTGAAGTTGATTATAAAATGAAGACTGGTCAAGGTGATAAAATTATGATCCTTGAAATGTTGATTCTTCAGTTAAATAAATAA
- the rsfS gene encoding ribosome silencing factor: MNEKELMILAVKAADDKKAEDLVVLDMKGISSIADYFIICQGNSDKQVQAIAREVKDQAYQHGKDVKRLEGFDEARWVLVDIGDVVVHIFHRDERNYYNLEKLWGDAPSLDVYGEILS; this comes from the coding sequence ATGAATGAAAAAGAATTAATGATATTAGCAGTAAAAGCAGCAGACGACAAGAAAGCTGAAGATTTAGTTGTATTAGATATGAAGGGAATCTCTTCAATTGCAGATTATTTCATTATTTGCCAAGGGAATTCAGATAAGCAAGTTCAGGCAATTGCTAGAGAAGTAAAAGATCAAGCGTATCAACATGGTAAAGATGTAAAACGTCTAGAAGGATTTGACGAAGCTCGTTGGGTATTAGTCGATATCGGTGATGTTGTCGTTCATATTTTCCATCGTGACGAAAGAAACTATTATAACTTAGAAAAGCTTTGGGGAGATGCGCCATCTCTTGATGTATACGGAGAAATTCTTTCATGA
- a CDS encoding late competence protein ComER: MNVGIIGTGNMGTILLNGFIKSIALKPSELTITNRSMYKAYELKNIYPDLNVVETAKEVITSSEIVIVCVKPLEIQPLLSSLQKYFTKKHCVISITSPINVDQLEAILPCQVARVIPSITNQALSGVTLVNFGKRCTAKNKEQIIELFSKVSKPVMISEDITRVSSDIASCGPAFFSYLLQKFIDAAVYQTSISKEQATILAEEMIIGFGKLIEQKHFTLETLQEKVCVKGGITGEGIKVLEARVGDLFEEIFEKTHNKFDQEIERVKEQF, encoded by the coding sequence ATGAACGTAGGCATCATAGGTACAGGAAATATGGGAACTATCTTGCTTAATGGATTTATAAAGTCGATTGCCTTGAAGCCCTCCGAGTTAACAATTACAAACCGTTCAATGTATAAAGCTTATGAGCTAAAAAATATATATCCTGATTTAAATGTTGTTGAGACAGCAAAAGAAGTCATCACCTCTTCAGAAATTGTAATCGTATGCGTAAAACCATTAGAAATACAACCATTACTTTCATCTTTACAAAAATATTTCACAAAAAAACATTGTGTTATATCGATTACAAGTCCAATAAATGTCGATCAATTAGAAGCCATTTTACCTTGTCAAGTTGCAAGAGTTATTCCTAGCATAACTAACCAAGCATTGAGTGGTGTTACTTTAGTTAATTTCGGAAAAAGGTGTACAGCCAAAAATAAGGAGCAAATTATCGAGCTATTTTCGAAAGTCTCTAAACCTGTTATGATTTCAGAGGATATTACAAGAGTCTCGTCTGATATCGCAAGCTGTGGACCGGCATTTTTTAGTTATTTACTCCAAAAATTTATTGATGCAGCTGTATATCAAACATCCATTTCAAAAGAGCAAGCAACGATTTTAGCAGAAGAAATGATTATTGGGTTTGGAAAACTCATTGAACAAAAACATTTTACGCTTGAAACACTTCAAGAAAAGGTATGTGTAAAAGGCGGAATTACTGGTGAAGGAATCAAAGTACTTGAAGCCCGAGTTGGGGACTTATTTGAAGAAATCTTTGAAAAAACACATAATAAATTTGATCAAGAAATCGAACGGGTTAAGGAGCAGTTTTGA
- the sda gene encoding sporulation histidine kinase inhibitor Sda, whose amino-acid sequence MYKLNDELLLESYKKALGLQLDPAFIYLIEKEIKRRGLDFYIKKTS is encoded by the coding sequence ATGTACAAATTAAATGATGAGTTGTTACTTGAGTCATACAAAAAAGCTCTTGGTTTACAGCTAGATCCGGCCTTCATTTATTTAATTGAAAAAGAAATTAAACGAAGAGGACTAGATTTCTATATAAAAAAAACATCTTAA
- a CDS encoding DNA internalization-related competence protein ComEC/Rec2 — MSIFLAYIVIVQIITTVLFKDYNLIYLLILLILSLFLVMKRKWSILFACLISILFTSLICFLQNNIINSPNPKPAQSVRGVIISSPIIDGNKISFTFKLNNQKVLLNSFANSKDQLKVFQNRQIGEICDVTGDVDLPQKNSNPYLFNYQKYLLNQGIQWTITTNPKSLMKCKNGTRTLLQSLVYNRQALTNYVEDHFDSITEGYINALLFGDRSKMNVDTESQYQIVGIVHLLAISGSHISLLSLCIYFLLIRVGVTKETSLFITIVCIISYGFLAGASASVVRAVIIGALVCIFRLAKIKVDLTSLLYLSCIVMLLIRPNYIDDLGFQFSFVTSFVLILTSKQISNYKTWYAKALFTSSITQLVSIPILLYNFHELSPYSIFINLIFIPFISFIVMPLCIICFSLSLITPALSVYFTFLLTFFINLSDELLSLCMQLPFIKLIFTHPSREILFLYIILIFLILYFMESEKEKKVVINCVIGFFILIIGHLFFSFINPIGKVMFIDVGQGDCILIKLPFNKGNYVIDTGGKLIINEEDWMKRKKPFSTGSDILIPILKGEGISKIDRLIFTHGDIDHVGGGLEVLQSFHVNQLIVGDKHTFTEAEKERITLAMNKGIEVKKISEGNKWKVGSNYFEIISPIKNYKGEENHGSIVIKSNIGGKSWLFTGDLDESGEIELISKYKNVKADVLKIGHHGSNTSTSNELLKAVSPKVGIISVGTKNRYGHPKQEVLSRLQKYNVKILRTDENGAITYEFKSGQGTFYVFKAYRKAKNRN; from the coding sequence ATGAGTATTTTTCTAGCCTATATAGTTATTGTACAAATCATTACAACAGTCCTTTTTAAAGATTATAATTTGATTTATTTATTGATTTTACTTATTCTAAGTTTATTTTTAGTTATGAAAAGAAAATGGTCAATTCTATTTGCTTGTCTAATTTCAATCCTATTTACCTCGTTAATATGTTTTTTACAAAATAATATAATTAATTCCCCTAACCCAAAACCTGCTCAAAGTGTTCGAGGTGTAATTATTTCGTCCCCTATAATAGATGGAAATAAAATTTCTTTTACATTTAAACTTAATAATCAAAAAGTCTTACTTAATAGCTTTGCTAATTCTAAGGACCAATTAAAAGTATTTCAAAACCGACAAATTGGTGAGATTTGCGATGTAACAGGTGATGTTGATCTACCTCAAAAAAATTCGAACCCATACTTATTTAATTATCAAAAATATTTATTAAACCAAGGGATTCAGTGGACTATTACAACTAATCCAAAAAGTTTAATGAAATGTAAAAATGGAACTCGAACATTACTTCAATCTTTAGTTTATAACCGACAAGCTTTAACTAACTATGTTGAAGATCATTTTGATTCCATTACAGAAGGGTATATAAATGCTCTATTATTTGGTGATCGCTCAAAAATGAACGTAGACACAGAATCGCAATATCAGATTGTAGGAATTGTTCATTTACTTGCAATTAGTGGTTCACACATTAGTTTATTGAGTCTTTGCATTTATTTTTTATTAATTAGAGTAGGTGTAACGAAAGAAACTAGTTTATTTATAACCATTGTTTGTATTATTTCCTATGGCTTTTTAGCAGGCGCATCAGCGTCAGTTGTAAGGGCAGTTATTATTGGGGCTTTAGTTTGCATATTTAGACTAGCAAAAATAAAAGTGGACCTAACTTCGCTCTTATATCTTTCTTGTATAGTGATGTTATTGATAAGACCAAATTATATAGATGATCTAGGCTTTCAATTTTCCTTTGTGACAAGTTTTGTGCTTATTTTAACGAGTAAGCAGATCTCGAATTATAAAACATGGTATGCCAAAGCCTTATTTACTTCGAGTATTACTCAATTAGTTTCCATACCTATATTACTTTACAATTTTCACGAATTGTCGCCTTATAGCATTTTTATCAACTTAATTTTCATCCCATTTATCAGTTTTATCGTTATGCCACTCTGTATTATTTGTTTTAGTCTTAGTTTAATAACACCAGCTTTAAGTGTTTATTTTACATTTCTTTTAACGTTTTTCATTAATTTGTCAGATGAATTACTTAGTCTTTGTATGCAATTACCATTTATTAAATTAATTTTTACACACCCGTCAAGGGAGATTCTGTTTCTCTATATAATCCTTATATTTTTAATTTTATATTTCATGGAATCTGAAAAAGAAAAGAAAGTAGTTATTAATTGTGTAATCGGATTTTTCATTCTTATCATTGGGCATTTATTTTTTTCTTTTATCAATCCAATCGGAAAAGTAATGTTCATTGATGTAGGACAAGGTGATTGTATTCTTATTAAACTGCCATTTAATAAGGGGAACTATGTAATTGATACCGGTGGCAAACTAATTATTAATGAAGAAGATTGGATGAAGCGTAAAAAGCCTTTTTCTACTGGTAGTGATATTTTAATACCAATATTAAAAGGAGAGGGAATAAGTAAAATAGATAGATTAATCTTCACACATGGTGATATTGATCATGTTGGTGGAGGGCTAGAGGTATTACAATCTTTCCATGTAAATCAATTAATCGTCGGTGACAAACATACATTTACAGAAGCAGAAAAAGAAAGAATTACTTTAGCAATGAATAAAGGGATTGAGGTGAAGAAAATAAGTGAAGGAAATAAGTGGAAAGTAGGTAGTAATTATTTTGAGATTATTTCTCCAATTAAAAACTATAAAGGAGAGGAAAACCATGGATCAATTGTTATTAAATCAAACATAGGTGGGAAGAGTTGGTTGTTTACGGGTGATTTAGATGAAAGTGGTGAAATTGAGCTTATCTCTAAATACAAAAATGTAAAGGCAGATGTTTTAAAAATAGGGCATCATGGCAGTAATACATCGACTTCTAACGAGCTTTTAAAGGCAGTTTCGCCTAAAGTTGGTATTATCTCAGTTGGTACAAAAAATCGTTATGGTCATCCAAAGCAAGAAGTACTGAGTCGATTACAGAAATATAATGTTAAAATCCTTCGAACTGATGAAAATGGTGCAATAACTTATGAATTTAAAAGTGGTCAAGGTACCTTTTATGTGTTTAAAGCATACCGTAAAGCAAAGAACAGAAATTAA
- a CDS encoding HD domain-containing protein: protein MDKQKALSFVKEKLTNGRFTHTIGVMETSVRLAEKYGADVKKAELAAIFHDVAKCMPIKELKAIMEENELSLKLLKYNKELWHAPVGAFLTKHEYGIDDKEILRAIKYHTSGHKEMNLLDKIIYVADYIEPNRNFPGVEEARELAEQNLDRALLFALKNTITFLINKEQTVYPLTVKTYNSILKQVQSQGEQKNE from the coding sequence ATGGATAAACAAAAAGCACTTTCATTTGTAAAAGAAAAACTAACGAACGGGCGTTTTACACATACTATTGGTGTGATGGAAACTTCAGTTAGACTTGCCGAAAAATATGGTGCGGATGTAAAAAAAGCAGAGTTAGCTGCAATTTTCCATGATGTCGCAAAATGCATGCCGATTAAAGAGTTAAAAGCAATTATGGAAGAAAATGAACTTTCACTAAAGCTTTTAAAGTATAATAAAGAACTTTGGCATGCTCCTGTTGGTGCATTTCTTACAAAACATGAATATGGAATTGATGATAAAGAAATTTTACGAGCAATCAAATACCATACAAGTGGTCATAAAGAGATGAATTTATTAGATAAAATAATATATGTAGCAGACTATATTGAACCTAATCGTAACTTTCCTGGTGTGGAAGAAGCTCGTGAATTAGCCGAACAAAATTTGGATAGAGCATTATTATTCGCATTAAAAAATACGATTACATTTTTGATCAATAAAGAACAGACAGTCTACCCATTAACGGTTAAAACATATAACTCAATTTTAAAGCAAGTTCAAAGCCAGGGGGAACAAAAAAATGAATGA
- a CDS encoding YqeG family HAD IIIA-type phosphatase, which translates to MFNKFLPSETVNNVYAITPEHLKGLGIKGIITDLDNTLVEWHRPLATPELTKWFKGMDDAGIKITVVSNNNAERVGKFCDPLGIPFIHRARKPLATSYKKAYKQMNLKPTEVVMIGDQLLTDVFGGNRQGIHTILVVPVASTDGIWTRFNRMVERRILSSLRKQGLLQWEDKK; encoded by the coding sequence ATGTTTAATAAATTTTTACCGAGTGAAACTGTTAATAATGTTTATGCAATTACGCCTGAGCATCTGAAAGGCTTAGGAATAAAGGGGATCATTACGGATCTAGATAATACGTTAGTAGAATGGCATAGACCACTAGCAACCCCTGAATTAACAAAATGGTTTAAAGGTATGGATGATGCTGGGATTAAAATAACAGTTGTATCAAATAACAATGCTGAACGTGTTGGGAAATTTTGCGACCCTCTAGGCATTCCATTTATTCATCGAGCACGTAAGCCACTAGCTACTTCATATAAGAAGGCTTATAAACAAATGAATTTAAAACCGACTGAAGTTGTAATGATTGGTGATCAATTACTTACGGACGTATTTGGTGGTAATCGTCAAGGAATTCACACGATTTTAGTAGTTCCAGTTGCGAGTACGGATGGTATTTGGACAAGATTTAATCGAATGGTAGAACGTAGAATTCTTTCTTCTTTAAGAAAGCAAGGATTGCTACAGTGGGAGGATAAAAAGTGA